GAAAACAGTAATACCCCAAGGCACGCAGCAGAGTTCTGGATGATTGAACCGGAAATGGCGTTTGCTGATATTCACGACAATATGACTCTTGCCGAAGAGTTTGTGAAGTATCTTATCTGGTTTTTGATGGAGAATTGCAAAGAAGACCTTGAACTGTTTTTTAATTTTGTCGACAAAGAGCTTGAGGCCAAGCTTACAAATATGCTTACGAATGATTTTGAGCGTGTCGAATATCGCGAAGCGGTGAAGATTCTTGAGAATTCCGGCGAAAAGTTCGAGTACCCTGTTGGGTTCGGTGTGGATTTGCAGACTGAGCATGAGAGATATCTGACTGAAAAGCACTTTAAAAAGCCGGTTTTTGTTTATAACTACCCGAAAAGCATTAAGCCGTTCTATATGCGTCAGAACGATGATGGTGAGACTGTCGCCGCTATGGATCTTCTTGTCCCTTCAGTTGGGGAGCTTATCGGCGGAAGCCAGCGTGAGGAGAGGCTTGATGTTCTGGATAGTGCTATAGAAAAGATGGGACTCAGTATGGAAGAATACGGCTGGTATGCTGAGCTAAGGAAATACGGCACAGTGCCCCATGCAGGGTTCGGGCTTGGGTTTGAACGACTTCTGATGTTCGTTACAGGTGTGACAAATATCAGAGATGTAATACCTTTTGCCAGAACTCCGAAAAATCTTGAATTTTAATCACTGACTGAAGGGGCAGGGTAGTCTGTTTTTTCTTGTACTTTATAGGTAAATATGAAGATAAAGCCGGAGCCTGAAAACTTCGGCTTTTCATTTTTGAGTTATACTTATTCGATCCATTTACGAATGAGAGGATTACCCTATCTCTTCAAAGGTATACCTATCAGGGATGTATACTGAGCTAGAGCGGGGCTTACAGAATACGAATGATACCATAACAGTTCAGCACAGCCTTGATAATTATGAGTTATAAAATGCTGTTAGCTGGAATTGTCAGCAATTGACCGAAAATAACAGTAATTAATAGTTGATGTTTAGAACATGAATAGCTATAATCTGCCGAATATCAAGTATATAAACCTTTTTGCCCGGGTGGCGGAATTGGTAGACGCAAGGGACTTAAAATCCTTGTAAATGTTTGAAAATTGAATAAGAATTAACACCATGCCCGAGTGGTGGAATTGGTAGACACAAGAGACTTAAAATCTCTCGAAACGCTTGTTTCGTACCGGTTCGATTCCGGTCTCGGGCATTTTTAATGCCGATAAAATAGGAAGCCTCAGCATTCGCTGAGGCTTTTCTATTTTTTAGATTTCTAACGTTTTTTCTAACCATATTGCTGCATAGCAGTAGATGATCTGTATTCAGTTCGCAGTACTAGTCAACATAGAATGAATCAAATACCATTGATATATTGATTCAATATCATTTTAGAGTACAATAGTTATATAGGTTTCTAGTAAAACACTTAGATTGTGAGAAAAATATGATTATTAGACCGAGATTAAATGATTTTCATAATTTAACATTCACTCAAACAGATGTAGACTTTGCTATACCATTTCTAGACGAAGATATACCTTTATATCTAGACCCTTTTTTGTTGTGGAAAAGTCCATCTCAGCAAGATAATTCATTACACACAACTATTACCAATTCATTTAACCAGCTTGGGAATATGTTTTTGAAAGATGAAAATCAAGCTGTGTCAATTTTAAAAGAGATTTCAGAATGCGATGCGGTAGGTTTGGGTAACTCCAAGAGTAAGCAAGGAAAAAAGATTGGTGATAAAATGGCTTACTCTGTATTGTCTACATTTAGAGATATTCCGCAAATTAATAAACAGGGATATACTCATTTTGAAGAGCTACAATTATTGGTTGATAGCTTTTCTAAAGATAGGGTTAGTGATATAGCGTGTAATTTACTTGAATCTTTTCTCATTGATTATACTATCCAGCAATGCGAGAAACACAATGTCCCTATGGAAATTGTAAATATTGATTTTTTTGATTTAAAGAAAATGGCATTTGTGTCTGAAAAAGTCCAACTACCTACGAATCCAATTTCTAAAGACCAGATATTATTTGTTCCAAAAAGATGGCTTCGTTTTGTACCTTGGATCAACTATGAGGACTTCTATAAAGATTATGTTTCTATGTCTGACAAGCTAGATGCAGGTACAACAATACCAAGGGTACAACTTCTTGACTATAATAGGCAAAACTACGATCAAGTTCAGGAATTTATCAAAAGAAAGCAACTATCTCAAAAAGATTGCCAAAATGATCCATTGTTTTCTCAAATACCAATTCTCTCATCAAAAAGGAAACTCGGCAATATTCTTAAATTACCTACTGGTAAAACGGATAACGCAGATCAACAATATGAGAAAGATCTATGCCCTCTACTTGCATCCATGCTGTTTCCTGAGTTAGATTTTGCAAAACCCCAAGCGAGAACAGCCGATGGTGTTTTGATAAGAGATCTTATATTTTATAACAATACATCCCATGATTTTCTAAAAGAGATTTACGATAAGTACAACAGTAGGCAAATTGTATTTGAATTAAAAAATGTCAAAGAAGTTACGACGACTCATGTAAATCAGCTAAATCGCTATCTTAACAATGAGTTTGGAAGTTTTGGAGTTATTTTCACTAGGAATGAACCTCCCAAAAGTGTGTACAAAAACACAATAGACCTTTGGTCTGGTCAGAGGAAATGTATACTCATTATGACAGATAACGATTTAGAGTTAATGTCTCAGGTGTATGAAAATAAACAAAGACTACCTATAGATGTGCTAAAGAAGAAATACGTAGAGTTCACAAGACAGTGCCCATCTTAGTATAAGGAGAAATGTATGACAGAAGAACAGGTAGAAATATTTCTTAAACTTCAGCCTCAAATTAAGAGTGCTTATGACGAAATAACACTTTTATCTAAAAAGAAACCAACAGAACCCCTTAATAAATTTAAATTAAAATTTATTAATAGCATGCTTAATCAAGCAAATCATATCTTGCAAAATGACTATATCCCTTTTCCTGATGAGTTTGAACAGTTTGATGTAGACGATATGCCAAATAATGGAGATGTGGTATTTATTCTGTCTCACTATTTAACATCTCTAGAAAAGTTGAGATGCGATAATATTAAATATCAAAAGCACTACTATTACTGGGTGATAGATGGTGAAGTCTCTACTTTAAAGACTTCTCCACCTTGTATAAAATAATTTGTTTGGAGTTAATAATGAAAAAACAAAGCATGTGGCTACCTAGTAATAACGATATAGCAAGCTATAAACTGCTTAGTGAGATGCTTAAATCTTTAAAAAATGAATTTGATCTTTTGTCTAAAAAGAAATCAGACGAGCAGCTTAATAAGATGAAAATTAAAATGGTTAATAAAGTGCTTGGACAATTGAAAGAACTATTCCAGAATGAAGATTCGAGCCTGTCATATTAACTGTGTAAAGTCGTAATTCTGTCTTCATAGTTGATATATAGCTGTGAGTATATTACACCCCAATCCCTGATTGGCATAGTCCATTTCTTTTCGATACCTAAAATAGCTAAATATAAGAGCTTTACAAGGGAGTCTTCCGTCGGGAAGGCTCCCTTTCCTTTAGTCGATTTCCTGATGGCAGAATGGAAGCTCTCAACCGGATTCGTGGTATAAATCAGTTTCCTGAGCTCCTTGGAATATTTGAAATACGTAGAAAGCTCAGTCCAGTTGTTCCGCCATGATTTCGAGATGTTAGGATATTTGCTGTCCCACTTCTCAGCAAAGGCATCCAGCTCAGCTCTGGCTTGTTCCTCGGTCGCTGCGGCATAGATTTTCTTGAGGTCAGCAGCCACAGTCTTACGCTCCTTCCAGGGCACAAAGCGGAGAGAGTTGCGTATCTGATGGACTACGCATTTCTGAATCTCAGACTGTGGAAAAGCGGCTGTTATAGCTTCTGAGATGCCCTTGAGGTTGTCTACGGCAAAGATAAGAATATCCTGTACTCCACGGTTCTTTAGCTCGTTCATAACTGTCAGCCAGTATTTAGCGGATTCTGTCTCGGCAAGATATAGCCCCAGACAGGATTTATGACCTTCCATGCTGATGCCGATCACAAAGTAGATAGTGACGTTGCGAACAGCTCCGTCCACACGCATCTTTAAAACCATGCCGTCCATAAAGACGATGGCGTATATCTCTTCCAAGGCTCTGTTCTGCCATTCTTTAGCCTGTGGGAGAATCTTGTCTGTAATAACGCTGACTGTCTCCGGCGATAGCTCATGACCGTAGATATCAAAGATGTGCTCTTTGATGTCACGGTTACTCATACCCTTGGCATACATGGAAATTACTTTAGCTTCAATGCCTGATATATCTGTCTGGCGTTTCTTGACTATTTCAGGCGAAAAGGTTGATAGGCGATCACGGGGTACTTCGAGTTCCATTTCGCCCATTTGTGATTGTACTTTCTTGGAAGAACGACCGTTACGGCTGTTGCCGTCACTTACGTTCGGTTCATGTTTCTTATAGCCTAAATGGGCTTCAAGCTCACCTTCGTAGAGCGTTTCTATGACTTCTTTCATCATGTCACGCATAAACACCTGAAGGTCTTCTGTGGTTTTTACATCGCTTTCAGCAAGCAGTTCTTTCAGTTTGTCCTTGTCTAATTTCATCATAAACCTCGCATGTTAGTTTAACACATACGACGTTTACACACTTTTATTTACACGCTCGAAGATTCGCTCCAATTTCTAGAAATCCTTGAGGAAGATGATATACCTTCTAATAGCGATGTTGTTGTCATCTTAAGTCAATATGAAACAGCGATAACTCTCTTTAAGAGACATTATTTTAAGGACTATAAATGGATAACTTCAGATTAATGTTATGTAGTTTATAATTAATATAGTTTATGTTATCTGAGATTCAATTATAATATTTAATCTAGGGGCTGTTCACATTTATTTTAACCATATGATTACAGCCACCAATGTTACCATTGCCTCATAGTTTCTTGCAAGTTTTTCATATCTTGTGGCAATTCGCCGGAATTCTTTCATTCGCTGAAAGAGCCTTTCAACCAGATTGCGCTCTTTATACAAATGCTTGTCATATTTCCGTTGTTCTAATCTATTACATTTAGGCGGGATAACTGCAACAGCACCAGCCTGTATTATTGAAGACACAAAAGCATTGGAATCGTACCCTCTGTCAGCAATCACATAAGCAGGTGAAAATCCTGCGATGAGATTATCTGCCTGAGCGTATTCCGACTCCTGTCCTCCCGTAAGGATAAACCTTACAGGGTTGCCATGTGAATCCACAGATGCATGAATCTTAGTACTCAGACCGCCTCTGGAACGCCCTTGGCATTCTTGGTTTTGGCAGTTTTTTTTGATGCACCATGTTGATGAACCCTTACAATACTGCCGTCTACCATAAGGTACTCAAGGTCTGCATCTCCAGACAGCTCTGCAAATACTTTCTGCCAAACATCCTTTTTAGCCCATCTGTCATAACGTACGTATACACTATGCCATTTGCCAAAGCAGGGGTGCATGTCACGCCAAGGACTACCTGTTCTGGCTATCCATAAGACTGCTTCTACAAAAAGACGGTTATCTTTAGCTGTTACTCCGCTGTCGCTCTTTTTTCCGGGGAGCATATCTTTGATGCGTTCCCATTGTTCATCTGATAATTGAGCTCTATACATAAAATACTCCAATTATTTCATTGGAATATATATCGGCATTAATTTAAATGTGAACAGCCCCTAGTTAAATGGCTTTTAATTTAGAATATTTTTCGTTCTGAATTAGTCCTGTCTTTCTCTTAGTTCTCTGATTAGGTCGGCTGTGCTGATTGGTTGCATTTCAGGTTTCATGACCTCCTGTTCCTGAACAGTATTACTTCTTGTACTCTCAGTACCATGCCTGTAATGATGCTCCTTAACCAGATCACAGATAAATGAACTCATATTGTTTGACGATGTTTTCAGAATCTCATAAATCTCTTCTGTCACTGATATTGTCATTGCCTTCTTCTTGTAGTTTTTCATTGCTTTATCTCCTTTAAATAAAATTATTTATAACTCTATATAGGCTTTTAAATACTCACGGCATCGTGATACAATTCGGAACGAAAAATGGTCTGAATTGGTGGCGTTTGAAAACAGATAAGAAAATCAAAAGAATTGAACAGTTAATAAAGCGTCTTGAGTCTGGCAGAGATGTTCCAAGAAAGGATTTGAAAGTTGTCCTGACCGATGAAGAAATGCAGAAACTTGATGATGAGTGGGAAATCGAGAAACAGAGCAGAACGGACAAGCCTAAAGAGATCGTAGAGTATGAGAAAAGGCTAGGCATTGCTGTAAGGAAATTTGGGCTGTACGAAAACCTGTTAACCAAGATCGAGCAGGATAAATCGACAACTCTCCATAATAACTGCCAAGATTATTGTTATAAACTGATTGACTATCTCAGAGAACATATCGAAATGAATCCTGAGCTAGCTTTATGGCTTGACCGTGATATAAACGATAGTCAGCCTGAACCGTCAGGAATGCCCCGAATAGTAACCTCTAAAAGCTATGAAAATCTGAACAGGCAGAGAGGACCGCTCCCTGCCACAAAGAGGATATTGAAAGAACAGGCATTGCAAGCTGCTTTAGAAAAATTAAAACCTGCTGATTTGTCTTGGACTGATGCCTCCATCTCAGATACAATTAAGCCTTTAAAAACTGATAAGTCTGATAGTGAGGCTGAAATCATTAAACTACTGGGCTTAGATTAAAATAAATTGAACACAGGAGGGTTAAATTGAGAAGCACAATCCGCATGAATTGTAAGTATTATCTTCAAAATAATTATCCAGAATTAATAAACTTCAAAAGGGGTACAAGCCGATTCTATGAGTATATAAAGAAGACAACGATTGGAGGTTGGTGGTTCACCATAAACACGAAATATATAAAATATGAAGATTATTTTATCCTCGCTGGTGCTTTAGATAAAACAGAAAATGATTTCAGATTATACAAGATTCCAACTGATTATTTACAAAACCATATAAGTACTTTCTATGAAGATAAGAGCAGAATTCACCTATTTGTTTCTAAGCTGTCAACGCCGATGAATTTTTACGCCATTCGCCGGCGAATAATTACGCCACTAATCCGTCGTTATTTTCATAAGTCCAGACTTCCGTTTCTCCTTCAGCCGGTAGCTCTCACCAGTAATATTAACAATGTGGCTGTGGTGTAGCAACCTGTCCACCGTCGCCGCAGTCAGCGCCTTATTGCCGGCGAAGATGCTTTCCCACTGACTGAAAGGCAAATTAGAAGTAATAACTATAGAGCTCCTCTCATATCTCTTACTGATGACATTGAAGAAGTGATTACCATTGTCCTCATTCATAGGGATATAGC
This window of the Denitrovibrio acetiphilus DSM 12809 genome carries:
- the asnS gene encoding asparagine--tRNA ligase — its product is MMRNKIKDLLNAEHPESDITVHGWVRSKRDSKNFTFLELNDGSCLKNLQAIADEDIGTYDVLKDINTGASVEIKGDLIESPGKGQKWELKAKAVALVGGADQETYPLQKKRHSDEFLRQIAHLRPRTNKYGAIFRIRSEASFAVHQFFRERGFHYVHTPIITGSDCEGAGQMFRVTTLEDTKKPVAEDFFGKAAYLTVSGQLDAESYACALGSVYTFGPTFRAENSNTPRHAAEFWMIEPEMAFADIHDNMTLAEEFVKYLIWFLMENCKEDLELFFNFVDKELEAKLTNMLTNDFERVEYREAVKILENSGEKFEYPVGFGVDLQTEHERYLTEKHFKKPVFVYNYPKSIKPFYMRQNDDGETVAAMDLLVPSVGELIGGSQREERLDVLDSAIEKMGLSMEEYGWYAELRKYGTVPHAGFGLGFERLLMFVTGVTNIRDVIPFARTPKNLEF
- a CDS encoding IS256 family transposase; this translates as MKLDKDKLKELLAESDVKTTEDLQVFMRDMMKEVIETLYEGELEAHLGYKKHEPNVSDGNSRNGRSSKKVQSQMGEMELEVPRDRLSTFSPEIVKKRQTDISGIEAKVISMYAKGMSNRDIKEHIFDIYGHELSPETVSVITDKILPQAKEWQNRALEEIYAIVFMDGMVLKMRVDGAVRNVTIYFVIGISMEGHKSCLGLYLAETESAKYWLTVMNELKNRGVQDILIFAVDNLKGISEAITAAFPQSEIQKCVVHQIRNSLRFVPWKERKTVAADLKKIYAAATEEQARAELDAFAEKWDSKYPNISKSWRNNWTELSTYFKYSKELRKLIYTTNPVESFHSAIRKSTKGKGAFPTEDSLVKLLYLAILGIEKKWTMPIRDWGVIYSQLYINYEDRITTLHS
- a CDS encoding IS5 family transposase (programmed frameshift); this encodes MYRAQLSDEQWERIKDMLPGKKSDSGVTAKDNRLFVEAVLWIARTGSPWRDMHPCFGKWHSVYVRYDRWAKKDVWQKVFAELSGDADLEYLMVDGSIVRVHQHGAFKKNCQNQECQGRSRGGLSTKIHASVDSHGNPVRFILTGGQESEYAQADNLIAGFSPAYVIADRGYDSNAFVSSIIQAGAVAVIPPKCNRLEQRKYDKHLYKERNLVERLFQRMKEFRRIATRYEKLARNYEAMVTLVAVIIWLK